The Croceibacterium sp. TMG7-5b_MA50 genome segment GCAGCCCTGTTGCTGCAGGAAAGGGCAGGCGGCCTGCACCAGTGCGCGGGCATGGCCCTGCCGCTGGTGAGCGGGATCGACCGCGAGGTAATAGAGCCAGCCCCGATGCCCGTCGTAACCGGCCATCACGGTGCCGATCGGCGCGCCGGCCTGTTCCAGCAGCAGCACGGTGGCGGTGGGGCAGGCGAGGGCGCGGGCGAAATCCGCAGCGGGATCGTTCCACGGGCGGGTGAGCGCGCAGGTGTGCCACAGGGCAGTCGCCGCCGCGGCGTCAGCCGGTGCGGCGTGGCGGATCATTCCTGCAGCCGCAATGCGACATCGTTCATGAAGCGCACGTCATCACCGTCCGCCAGCCACTTCGCCTCCGCCGCGACGGCCGCCAGCATGTCGGTCAACCCGTCGATCTCCGCCTTGGCATAATTGCCCAGCACATGGCCGGTGACGCGATCCTTGTGGCCCGGATGCCCGATGCCGAGGCGCACCCGGCGGAAATCGGCGCCGAGATGCTTGTCGATGGAGCGCAGGCCATTGTGCCCGGCGGTGCCGCCACCCTGCTTCACCTTCACCTTCATGGGGGCAAGGTCCAGCTCGTCATGGAAGACGGCGAGGGCGGCGAGATCCAGCTTGTAGAAGCGCATCGCCTCCGCCACCGATCGCCCGCTTTCGTTCATGAAGGTGCCGGGCTTTAGCAGCAGCACCCGCTCGGTCCCGATGCGTCCTTCCTGCAGCCAGCCTTGGAACTTCTTCTGCACCGGGCCGAAGCCGTGCATGTCGGCAATGACGTCTAGCGCCATGAAGCCGACATTGTGCCGGTGCAGCGCATATTGCGGGCCGGGATTGCCGAGACCTGTCCAGATTTGCATGGGCCGCACATAGCAAAAGGGCCGGCACTGCCAAGCAGCACCGGCCCCGTCATGCTGACGCAATGGCGGGCGATCAGCCCTCCGCCGCGGCCTCGTCC includes the following:
- a CDS encoding GNAT family acetyltransferase, producing MIRHAAPADAAAATALWHTCALTRPWNDPAADFARALACPTATVLLLEQAGAPIGTVMAGYDGHRGWLYYLAVDPAHQRQGHARALVQAACPFLQQQGCPKVELMVRNGNPATALYQHLGWQRQDVEVWGLTLQP
- the pth gene encoding aminoacyl-tRNA hydrolase, which gives rise to MQIWTGLGNPGPQYALHRHNVGFMALDVIADMHGFGPVQKKFQGWLQEGRIGTERVLLLKPGTFMNESGRSVAEAMRFYKLDLAALAVFHDELDLAPMKVKVKQGGGTAGHNGLRSIDKHLGADFRRVRLGIGHPGHKDRVTGHVLGNYAKAEIDGLTDMLAAVAAEAKWLADGDDVRFMNDVALRLQE